A stretch of uncultured Fretibacterium sp. DNA encodes these proteins:
- the lpdA gene encoding dihydrolipoyl dehydrogenase, translating into MSTKRIIVIGAGPGGYVAAVHAAHLGASVTLIEKKAIGGTCLNVGCIPTKVLLHTAELLNELKSEAKRIGVLADNPRLDWNALMKRKTLTVSRLSKGTLDLVKGNGVEYVEGHAILKGPRSVEVNGKVYEADAILIATGSVPDVPDIPGYDLEGVITSDDALSLPVPPESMVVSGGGIIGMEFAAAYASFGTRVTVVVTSPEILRNLDTDIALILRKNLEKKGVSFHTGTSITRVTRSGEGLKLELTSPSGPMELEAEKLLVAKGRKPYTEGLGIEALGIEMKRGRIVTDRHMETNVKGVYAIGDCVNDYMLAHVASREGEVAVENIMGQPVEMDYTTTPGAIYTSPEIATVGLMEKEAAKKGLKVKVGRFPLMMNGKSMITGDTSGVMKVIADEETKKILGVQMVGGPATDMIAEGALALHFGATPEDILHTIHAHPTVSESMLEAAANVFGQGIHTPKA; encoded by the coding sequence ATGAGCACAAAACGCATCATCGTCATCGGCGCGGGCCCGGGGGGCTACGTCGCCGCCGTCCACGCCGCCCACCTGGGCGCCTCGGTCACCCTGATCGAGAAAAAGGCCATCGGGGGGACGTGCCTCAACGTCGGGTGCATCCCGACCAAGGTCCTGCTCCATACGGCGGAGCTCCTGAACGAGCTCAAGTCCGAGGCGAAGAGGATCGGCGTGCTGGCCGACAACCCCAGGCTGGACTGGAACGCCCTGATGAAGCGAAAGACACTGACCGTCTCGCGCCTCTCCAAGGGGACCCTGGACCTTGTGAAGGGGAACGGGGTCGAGTACGTGGAGGGACACGCCATCCTCAAGGGGCCCAGGTCCGTGGAGGTGAACGGCAAGGTCTACGAGGCCGACGCCATCCTTATCGCGACGGGTTCCGTCCCCGACGTTCCGGACATCCCCGGCTACGACCTGGAGGGGGTCATCACGAGCGACGATGCCCTCTCCCTGCCCGTCCCGCCCGAGTCCATGGTCGTCTCGGGCGGCGGGATCATCGGCATGGAGTTCGCGGCGGCCTACGCCTCCTTCGGGACCCGCGTCACCGTTGTCGTCACGTCCCCGGAGATCCTGCGCAACCTGGACACGGACATCGCCCTCATCCTGCGCAAGAACCTGGAGAAGAAGGGCGTGAGCTTCCATACGGGGACCAGCATCACGCGGGTAACGCGCTCCGGGGAGGGGCTGAAGCTGGAGCTGACCTCCCCCTCCGGGCCCATGGAGCTGGAGGCGGAGAAGCTCCTGGTCGCCAAGGGGCGTAAGCCCTACACGGAGGGGCTGGGGATCGAGGCCCTCGGCATCGAGATGAAGCGCGGACGCATCGTCACCGACCGCCACATGGAGACGAACGTCAAGGGAGTCTACGCCATCGGCGACTGCGTGAACGACTACATGCTGGCCCACGTCGCCTCCCGCGAGGGGGAGGTGGCCGTCGAGAACATCATGGGGCAGCCCGTCGAGATGGACTACACCACGACGCCGGGCGCCATCTACACGTCCCCGGAGATCGCGACCGTGGGGCTGATGGAGAAGGAGGCGGCCAAAAAGGGGCTGAAGGTCAAGGTGGGGCGCTTCCCCCTGATGATGAACGGCAAGAGCATGATCACGGGGGACACGAGCGGCGTCATGAAGGTCATAGCCGACGAGGAGACGAAGAAAATCCTGGGGGTCCAGATGGTCGGCGGCCCCGCGACGGACATGATCGCGGAGGGCGCGCTGGCGCTGCACTTCGGGGCCACGCCGGAGGACATTCTGCACACGATCCACGCACATCCCACCGTCTCGGAGTCCATGCTGGAGGCGGCGGCCAACGTGTTTGGGCAGGGCATCCACACGCCCAAGGCATAG
- a CDS encoding GNAT family N-acetyltransferase — translation MFLPEIRFCGPDDVPAIIEANGLSLYPWPDVVIARDLAASSPSEQPWEGLSYLGAFSRGAGSRLLGYAVMGHEAGFALLMGLMVLPKYRRRGIGTQLVLAVAECARSMGRTRLILRVGEANAPARALYEGLSFRRGATRARYYSDGENAVEMVLLLPRAL, via the coding sequence ATGTTCCTGCCGGAGATTCGTTTCTGCGGGCCGGATGACGTCCCCGCGATCATCGAGGCGAACGGGCTTTCCCTCTACCCGTGGCCGGATGTGGTCATCGCACGGGATCTTGCAGCCTCCTCCCCCTCGGAACAGCCCTGGGAGGGCCTGTCCTACCTGGGGGCCTTCTCGCGCGGTGCCGGTTCGAGGCTCCTGGGCTATGCGGTGATGGGACACGAGGCGGGTTTCGCGCTTCTGATGGGGCTCATGGTACTGCCGAAATACCGCCGCCGCGGGATTGGGACTCAGCTGGTCCTGGCCGTCGCGGAATGCGCCCGCTCCATGGGCCGCACGCGCCTGATCCTGAGGGTTGGGGAGGCCAACGCTCCCGCCCGCGCCCTGTACGAGGGGCTGTCCTTTCGGCGGGGGGCGACGCGCGCCCGCTATTATTCGGATGGCGAGAACGCGGTGGAGATGGTACTTCTCCTGCCCCGTGCCCTTTGA
- a CDS encoding adenylosuccinate synthase has protein sequence MKEHKVDLLIGAQWGDEGKGRVVDTMGADVDVFVRYQGGANAGHTVIANGQKVVFHLLPSGMLYPGKLCIIGNGLVLDPEQFLEEMAELYEKGQDRARLVVSPHAHVVMPYHKVLDRAQEAARGKGRRIGTTGRGIGPCYVDKYARVGLRVEDLLDADLLRERLVPLMEEKNRLLTRLYNEKPIPFDEVYGPAREWGKALVPYVGDVVRLLREAVDEGRHVLLEGAQAVLLDIDHGTYPYVTSSSTSAAGAFTGTGLAPRDLTRVIAVVKAYTTRVGEGPMPTEEPGETGERLRNAGGEFGATTGRPRRCGWLDMVGLKYSMALNGVDVIALTKLDVLSGMPEIKVCAGYEYDGKRLEGFPASPHILDEVVPIYETLPGWKGDISGCTSFDSLPREARDYVEYIEKGLGVPVKFIGVGQDRGQTIDRGL, from the coding sequence TTGAAGGAACATAAGGTCGATCTGCTTATCGGCGCTCAATGGGGCGACGAGGGGAAGGGTCGGGTCGTCGATACGATGGGAGCCGACGTGGATGTCTTCGTCCGCTATCAGGGCGGCGCCAACGCGGGGCATACGGTCATTGCGAACGGGCAGAAGGTTGTTTTTCATCTGCTGCCCTCGGGCATGCTCTATCCTGGGAAGCTCTGCATCATCGGAAACGGCCTGGTCCTCGACCCCGAGCAGTTCCTGGAGGAGATGGCCGAGCTCTACGAGAAGGGGCAGGACCGGGCGCGCCTTGTCGTCAGCCCCCATGCCCATGTCGTCATGCCCTATCACAAGGTCCTGGACAGGGCCCAGGAGGCGGCGAGGGGCAAGGGGCGCAGGATCGGGACGACGGGCCGTGGGATCGGGCCCTGCTATGTCGATAAGTACGCGCGGGTCGGGCTGAGGGTGGAGGACCTGCTGGACGCGGACCTCCTGAGGGAGAGACTGGTCCCCCTGATGGAGGAGAAGAACCGTCTCCTCACCCGGCTGTACAACGAGAAGCCCATCCCTTTCGACGAGGTCTACGGGCCCGCGCGCGAATGGGGAAAGGCCCTGGTTCCCTATGTCGGCGACGTCGTGCGCCTGCTCCGGGAGGCGGTGGACGAGGGGCGGCACGTCCTGCTGGAGGGGGCTCAGGCCGTCCTGCTCGACATCGACCATGGGACCTATCCCTACGTGACCAGCTCCTCGACCTCCGCGGCCGGCGCCTTCACCGGGACGGGACTCGCCCCGCGCGACCTGACTCGCGTCATCGCTGTGGTCAAGGCCTACACGACAAGGGTGGGCGAGGGGCCGATGCCCACGGAGGAGCCGGGGGAGACCGGGGAGCGCCTGCGGAATGCCGGTGGGGAGTTCGGGGCGACGACGGGCCGGCCCCGCCGATGTGGGTGGCTGGACATGGTGGGACTCAAATACTCCATGGCCCTGAATGGGGTGGACGTCATCGCCCTGACCAAGCTGGACGTCCTGTCCGGGATGCCGGAGATCAAGGTCTGCGCGGGCTACGAGTACGACGGCAAGAGGCTGGAGGGCTTCCCGGCCTCGCCTCACATCCTGGACGAGGTCGTTCCGATATACGAGACGCTCCCTGGCTGGAAGGGGGATATCTCGGGCTGTACGAGCTTCGACTCCCTTCCCCGTGAGGCGCGGGATTATGTCGAGTATATCGAGAAGGGGCTGGGGGTCCCAGTAAAGTTTATCGGTGTGGGGCAGGACCGCGGCCAGACCATCGACAGGGGCCTTTAA
- a CDS encoding S41 family peptidase, translated as MERRRGRVLWGVAWLCVVAAAVAMGNVFMGSAGATDLNDLERISPFGARSLWLMRQARAIIETYQVDAASKPAPEDKLLHGAMKGMVEAWEDPYTRFVTPNQLKDEEIEMEGRYGGLGMYIGERDGRVLVISPMEDTPAERAGLKPKDQIVKVDDDVVLGWDSQRVVQRMRGRPDTRVTLWIRRDGEEELLKFELTREIIKIKSVRYEMLSDDIGYLRLTQFKQKTDEEARDALKEMIRQGARGLVLDLRNNGGGLLDVSVKICGMFLKGGPVVETRGRAERANEKYSADPALFLTSMPVVVLINGGSASASEIVAGALLDRERATLVGEKSFGKGSVQTLFPLTDGSGLYVTIARYHTPSGRVIDHVGLTPTIEVKGEPERDKSKDAQLQRAIAEVRKAAAKERASARKK; from the coding sequence ATGGAGAGAAGACGCGGAAGGGTATTGTGGGGCGTAGCGTGGCTGTGCGTCGTGGCCGCGGCTGTGGCGATGGGAAACGTATTCATGGGGAGCGCCGGGGCGACGGACCTGAACGATCTGGAGCGCATATCCCCTTTCGGCGCCCGTTCGCTCTGGCTTATGCGCCAGGCGAGGGCGATCATCGAGACCTATCAGGTCGATGCCGCCTCCAAGCCGGCTCCCGAGGATAAGCTGCTGCACGGAGCGATGAAGGGGATGGTGGAGGCCTGGGAGGACCCCTACACCCGTTTCGTGACGCCCAATCAGCTCAAGGACGAGGAGATTGAGATGGAGGGGCGCTACGGCGGCCTGGGCATGTACATCGGGGAACGGGACGGCAGGGTCCTGGTGATCAGCCCGATGGAGGACACGCCGGCGGAGCGTGCGGGGCTGAAGCCGAAGGATCAGATCGTCAAGGTGGACGACGACGTCGTCCTGGGCTGGGACTCTCAGCGGGTTGTCCAGCGCATGAGGGGCAGGCCGGATACCCGGGTGACCCTCTGGATCCGACGGGACGGGGAGGAGGAGCTCCTGAAATTCGAGCTGACGCGGGAGATCATCAAGATCAAGTCCGTCCGCTACGAGATGCTGTCGGACGACATCGGCTATCTCCGTCTGACCCAGTTCAAGCAGAAGACCGACGAGGAGGCCCGTGACGCCCTGAAGGAGATGATTCGCCAGGGGGCCCGGGGGCTGGTTCTCGACCTTCGGAACAACGGAGGCGGCCTTCTGGACGTCTCCGTGAAGATCTGCGGGATGTTCCTGAAGGGGGGGCCCGTCGTCGAGACCCGTGGTCGGGCGGAGAGGGCCAATGAAAAGTATTCGGCGGACCCTGCGCTCTTTCTGACCTCCATGCCCGTGGTTGTCCTGATCAATGGTGGCAGCGCCAGCGCGTCGGAAATAGTGGCCGGGGCCCTCCTGGACCGGGAACGCGCTACGCTGGTCGGAGAGAAGAGCTTTGGCAAGGGGTCGGTCCAGACGCTCTTTCCCCTGACGGACGGGTCGGGCCTCTACGTGACCATCGCGCGCTACCATACGCCCTCCGGAAGGGTGATCGACCACGTCGGGCTCACGCCGACCATCGAGGTCAAGGGGGAGCCCGAGAGGGACAAGTCCAAGGACGCTCAGCTCCAGAGGGCCATCGCCGAGGTCCGTAAAGCCGCTGCGAAGGAGCGGGCCTCGGCCAGAAAGAAATAG
- a CDS encoding peptidoglycan DD-metalloendopeptidase family protein — translation MTRVAGARYACLAAVLLLLGEALGPARMVWPAAGAENVGNAEDLDALIAIQERTRQNLGRQIEQYNETARKKAQEAKGLLGRITKLRQEAQMSGARIELLELQSKRLQDSARELNEDIAKIDRSMKNLVEALRHRLLDIYKYDARAELNLLLSTEDTHEAMIMSYMLDRLSRQDRVILEELGGKIRELEGAKVNLEKNRAQLARQSEELKEERGRRHAAIAQANSLLQDVLGQRRKAEEAAREMEAAQREVGQRILDLLHRRQSEGGRPSRPGPSGKAPPTPPQERPSRGPGPKRPDYTYLAKGSRLEWPLRGPVTTLFGSRNHPVFKTKVFNSGIDIRAAAGAPVKAAGPGEVLFSGWLRGFGQVVIVNHGDSLSTVYANLGRTSVGEGDAVRVGSLLGTVGNTGAGGEYSLHFEVRQGGTAKDPMNYLRRI, via the coding sequence TTGACGCGCGTTGCAGGGGCACGATATGCTTGTCTGGCCGCGGTTCTTCTCCTGTTGGGGGAGGCTCTTGGCCCTGCTCGTATGGTCTGGCCCGCGGCAGGTGCGGAGAATGTAGGAAACGCGGAGGACCTGGATGCCCTGATCGCCATCCAGGAACGCACCCGGCAGAATCTCGGCCGTCAGATCGAGCAGTACAACGAGACGGCCAGAAAGAAGGCGCAGGAGGCGAAGGGGCTGCTGGGTCGGATCACGAAGCTGCGTCAGGAGGCGCAGATGTCGGGGGCCCGGATCGAGCTTCTGGAACTCCAGTCCAAACGGCTGCAGGACTCGGCGCGTGAGCTGAACGAGGATATCGCCAAGATCGATCGGTCCATGAAGAACCTGGTCGAAGCGCTCCGTCACCGCCTCCTCGACATATACAAATACGATGCACGGGCGGAGTTGAACCTCCTGCTTTCCACCGAGGACACTCATGAGGCCATGATCATGTCCTACATGCTGGATCGCCTGTCCCGGCAGGACCGGGTGATCCTGGAGGAGCTGGGGGGAAAGATAAGGGAACTGGAAGGGGCGAAGGTCAACCTGGAGAAGAACAGGGCTCAGCTGGCGCGCCAGTCGGAGGAACTGAAGGAGGAGCGCGGCAGGCGCCATGCCGCGATTGCACAGGCGAACTCCCTGCTTCAGGACGTTCTGGGGCAGCGCCGAAAGGCCGAGGAGGCCGCCCGAGAGATGGAGGCCGCGCAGCGGGAGGTCGGCCAGAGGATACTGGACCTGCTGCATCGACGGCAGTCGGAGGGCGGCCGGCCGAGTAGGCCGGGCCCTTCGGGAAAGGCGCCTCCAACGCCTCCGCAGGAGAGGCCATCTCGGGGGCCGGGGCCGAAGCGACCGGATTATACCTATCTTGCCAAGGGGTCCCGGCTGGAGTGGCCTCTTCGGGGTCCCGTGACCACCCTCTTCGGTTCGAGGAATCACCCCGTCTTCAAGACGAAGGTCTTCAACTCCGGCATCGACATCCGGGCCGCGGCCGGGGCTCCCGTAAAGGCCGCTGGCCCCGGTGAGGTCCTGTTCAGCGGGTGGCTTCGGGGGTTCGGCCAGGTCGTGATCGTGAATCATGGAGACAGCCTCTCCACGGTGTACGCAAACCTGGGCAGGACCTCGGTGGGCGAGGGGGACGCCGTCCGCGTGGGATCGCTCTTGGGGACGGTGGGCAACACGGGTGCCGGGGGCGAGTACAGCCTGCATTTCGAGGTGAGACAGGGAGGCACGGCGAAGGACCCGATGAACTACCTGAGGCGCATTTAG
- a CDS encoding peptidoglycan DD-metalloendopeptidase family protein, translating to MRAWTRLLLWVLLAVGMACTPLPAHASGVSELDARIAAEEQKRKKLEERISDYHTRIKQLNTKVESLLGRIDQLQQNEAVAGQELSVLELQRSRIQEDIAFLNAEMTREQIKVDELLDRLRTRIVDMYKYGATEELNLFFASRNTFEALESVHIMRMLARNDEILLTQLQDRMQEMELSRRTMDDHRARLAKQSEALNAQKVRYRGTIQQTNNFIGDIRKQKALAEKAAREMEEAQKAVGHTILTLMRRKKEREAQTPQGRGGRGGGVDYLAGRGRGSMFDWPLRGPISSPFGQRIHPIFKTKAFHSGIDIAAPAGTSVRAAAAGEVLFDGWLRGYGQVVILDHGRSYSTVYAHLSSTSVREGQIVGAGTVVGRVGRTGTATGYHLHFEVRVGGAVKNPLDYLKR from the coding sequence TTGCGTGCGTGGACGCGTCTGCTCCTTTGGGTTTTGCTGGCGGTGGGGATGGCCTGCACGCCTCTCCCGGCCCATGCGTCGGGCGTTTCGGAGCTTGATGCGCGGATTGCCGCCGAGGAACAGAAACGCAAGAAGCTCGAGGAGCGCATCAGCGACTATCATACTCGGATCAAGCAACTGAACACCAAGGTCGAGTCGCTTCTGGGCCGCATCGATCAACTGCAGCAGAACGAGGCCGTCGCCGGCCAGGAACTGTCCGTGCTGGAGCTGCAGAGGAGCCGTATCCAGGAGGATATCGCCTTTTTGAACGCGGAGATGACAAGGGAGCAGATCAAGGTTGACGAGCTCCTCGACCGGCTGCGGACCCGGATCGTCGACATGTACAAATACGGGGCGACCGAGGAGCTGAACCTCTTCTTTGCCTCCCGGAACACCTTCGAGGCCCTCGAGTCCGTCCATATCATGAGGATGCTGGCCCGGAACGACGAGATTCTCCTGACCCAGCTCCAGGATCGCATGCAGGAGATGGAGCTCTCCCGCAGGACGATGGATGATCACCGGGCCCGCCTGGCGAAGCAGAGCGAGGCCCTGAATGCGCAGAAGGTGCGCTACAGGGGGACGATCCAGCAGACGAATAACTTTATCGGGGACATCCGCAAGCAGAAGGCGCTGGCCGAGAAGGCCGCGCGGGAGATGGAGGAGGCCCAGAAGGCGGTGGGGCACACCATCCTAACCCTGATGCGCCGCAAGAAGGAGCGGGAGGCCCAGACTCCGCAGGGACGGGGAGGAAGGGGCGGAGGGGTGGATTACCTCGCGGGCCGAGGCCGGGGGTCGATGTTCGACTGGCCTCTCCGGGGCCCGATCTCCAGCCCCTTCGGCCAGCGCATCCATCCCATATTCAAGACGAAAGCCTTTCATTCCGGAATAGACATCGCGGCGCCCGCCGGCACCTCCGTCAGGGCCGCTGCCGCCGGCGAGGTCCTGTTCGACGGATGGCTGCGCGGCTATGGACAGGTCGTGATCCTGGATCATGGACGCAGTTATTCCACCGTCTACGCGCATCTCTCCTCCACCTCCGTGAGGGAAGGGCAGATCGTGGGGGCCGGGACCGTCGTCGGAAGGGTCGGTAGGACGGGGACCGCGACGGGCTATCATCTGCACTTCGAGGTTCGGGTGGGCGGCGCCGTCAAGAACCCTCTGGATTATCTCAAACGATAG
- a CDS encoding permease-like cell division protein FtsX — translation MTTFKYILRDMGRLLVHHWVLGLLTLITASVMLWILGLTTLFSLNIRTFLSQLESELVVQVFLKKGSEVERVAGNIRAMPSVADLQAFSPDESLARLQTKMGSQSRALDLMGTNPIPWNFKVRVRSARDVEPLVRTLMSMPDVDDVVYAGMVVQRVSALSRVASRIALLVFVLSIVVTSLVVYNTIHISLYSRREEISIMYLVGATRSYIATPFVLEGTFLVLMGALIAVTGIVVTYLPGIRVLQENLPFLTLASDSKLIGRFCILLTGFGATLGWVCSCIVVARFMHSATSPE, via the coding sequence ATGACGACTTTTAAGTATATCCTGAGGGATATGGGGCGGCTGCTCGTCCATCATTGGGTCCTGGGGCTGCTCACCCTCATCACGGCCTCCGTCATGCTTTGGATCCTGGGGCTGACGACCCTCTTCTCCCTCAACATCAGGACCTTTCTGTCGCAGCTGGAGAGCGAGCTCGTCGTCCAGGTGTTTTTGAAGAAGGGCAGCGAGGTGGAGCGCGTCGCGGGAAACATCCGAGCGATGCCCTCCGTGGCGGATCTCCAGGCCTTCTCCCCCGACGAGTCCCTGGCAAGGCTCCAGACGAAGATGGGAAGTCAATCCCGGGCCCTGGACCTGATGGGGACGAACCCCATCCCCTGGAACTTCAAGGTCCGGGTCCGAAGTGCCAGGGACGTCGAGCCCCTTGTCCGCACCCTCATGTCCATGCCGGACGTCGACGACGTGGTCTATGCCGGTATGGTCGTGCAGAGGGTCTCGGCCCTCTCCCGCGTGGCTTCCCGCATCGCTCTTTTGGTGTTTGTCCTCTCCATTGTCGTCACGTCCCTGGTGGTCTACAACACCATTCATATCTCCCTCTACTCGCGCCGGGAGGAGATCTCCATCATGTATCTCGTGGGGGCGACCCGGAGCTACATCGCGACGCCCTTCGTCCTCGAGGGGACGTTTCTGGTGCTGATGGGGGCCCTGATCGCCGTGACGGGGATCGTTGTAACCTATCTGCCCGGCATCCGCGTCCTGCAGGAGAACCTTCCCTTCCTCACCCTCGCGAGCGACTCCAAGCTCATCGGACGCTTCTGCATCCTTCTGACCGGGTTCGGGGCGACGTTGGGCTGGGTTTGCAGCTGTATTGTCGTGGCCCGCTTCATGCACTCGGCCACAAGCCCCGAGTAG
- a CDS encoding ATP-binding cassette domain-containing protein — MKIKFSGVFKVFEPDIVALRDVNLSIDKGEFVYVIGATGSGKSTLLRLITRELLPTRGNLFVNDSNLRKMRAGDVPYYRRDVGLVAQDFKLIPHLTVYENVAFVMEAMAVPSKMVEYRANKVIEQVGLWRRRYMKPTQLSGGEQQRVAIARALANSPSLFIADEPTGNLDFRTAADVMKILFAINAAGVTVVMSTHNQYIVDSCRQRVIELDAGRVIRDERAGRYQLNDDF; from the coding sequence ATGAAGATCAAATTCTCGGGCGTATTCAAGGTTTTCGAGCCCGATATCGTTGCCCTGAGGGATGTGAATCTCAGTATCGACAAGGGGGAGTTCGTCTACGTCATCGGGGCTACGGGGTCCGGGAAGTCTACGCTGCTGCGCCTGATCACGCGGGAGCTCCTGCCCACACGGGGAAACCTGTTCGTCAACGACAGCAATCTGCGCAAGATGCGGGCGGGGGACGTCCCCTATTACAGGAGGGACGTCGGGCTGGTGGCCCAGGATTTCAAGCTGATCCCGCACCTGACCGTGTATGAGAACGTGGCCTTCGTCATGGAGGCCATGGCCGTTCCCAGCAAGATGGTGGAGTATCGGGCCAACAAGGTCATCGAACAGGTGGGGCTGTGGCGCCGCCGCTATATGAAGCCCACCCAGCTCTCGGGCGGGGAGCAGCAGCGCGTGGCTATTGCCCGCGCCCTGGCCAACTCGCCCTCGCTTTTCATCGCGGACGAACCGACGGGAAATTTGGACTTCCGCACGGCCGCCGACGTGATGAAGATCCTTTTCGCCATCAACGCGGCCGGGGTGACGGTCGTCATGTCCACCCACAATCAGTACATCGTGGACTCGTGCCGCCAGCGGGTGATCGAGCTTGACGCCGGCAGGGTCATTCGCGACGAGAGGGCGGGGAGGTATCAGCTGAATGACGACTTTTAA
- a CDS encoding transketolase C-terminal domain-containing protein — MTNIDSRIDSRVAMDCGALLREAFDGREEEFPGLVVLGDGASGPDAGFPHVAGLAEQGLVLTAAGMACGGRRVVVASCASFLVGRAYDQIRSVVALPSLSVCLMGCDAGFGSGYAGGARQMFEDIALMRSLPNMKVLVPSDVRSATALLREAVGKGGPAYVRLGGIVPGSEGTSPHVPPEEDVRMRLGGMRILRRGADITLCACGIMVQEALRAADILAQQDIGAEVIDCYCLAPFPARPLLSSIQRTGCCVTAEEHFLPGGLFETVAGLAAREYPIPVQPVAVEIGFGQSGAPQDLKEYYGLTAAQIVSAAVLAWTRRRR; from the coding sequence ATGACGAACATTGACTCCAGAATTGACTCCAGAGTTGCAATGGATTGCGGTGCGCTTCTGCGCGAAGCGTTCGACGGGAGGGAGGAGGAGTTCCCCGGGCTCGTCGTCCTGGGGGATGGGGCATCGGGTCCGGACGCCGGGTTTCCTCATGTCGCCGGGCTGGCGGAACAGGGGCTGGTGTTGACGGCGGCGGGGATGGCCTGCGGGGGGAGGAGGGTCGTCGTCGCGTCCTGCGCCTCGTTCCTGGTCGGGCGGGCCTACGACCAGATTCGTTCCGTGGTTGCGCTTCCCTCCCTGTCCGTCTGCCTGATGGGGTGCGACGCGGGCTTCGGCTCCGGATATGCCGGCGGTGCGAGGCAGATGTTCGAGGATATCGCTCTGATGCGCTCCCTTCCCAATATGAAGGTCCTCGTTCCGTCGGACGTCCGCTCGGCGACGGCGCTTCTGCGTGAGGCCGTCGGGAAGGGGGGCCCCGCCTATGTCAGGCTTGGAGGCATCGTGCCCGGATCGGAGGGGACATCCCCACACGTCCCCCCCGAGGAGGACGTGCGGATGCGCCTTGGCGGAATGCGCATTTTGCGTCGGGGGGCGGACATCACCCTCTGTGCGTGTGGTATCATGGTCCAAGAAGCCCTGAGGGCCGCCGACATACTGGCCCAGCAGGATATTGGGGCGGAGGTCATCGACTGCTACTGTCTGGCCCCGTTCCCGGCGCGTCCATTGCTCTCCTCCATCCAGCGCACCGGGTGCTGCGTTACGGCGGAGGAACATTTTCTGCCCGGCGGGCTTTTCGAGACGGTGGCCGGCCTGGCGGCACGGGAGTATCCGATCCCCGTGCAGCCCGTGGCGGTCGAGATCGGCTTTGGGCAGAGCGGGGCGCCTCAGGACCTGAAGGAATACTATGGGCTGACCGCGGCACAGATAGTCAGTGCCGCAGTTTTGGCTTGGACCCGCCGAAGACGGTAG
- a CDS encoding transketolase, translating to MSLKTLQGRALVVRRDIVGMLRNANAGSLFSSFSAVELLVWLYGAVLRAGPGGADEDGRDRFVLSRVSAAPALYAVLAERGFFGRDELWSYARLGSLLQAAPECPRTPGVDVSCGAPGMGAGIALGLALSLKDNQPAAHVFCLMGAEELMMGATWEVLAAVRAPENLTLIVECPETPSCGRGTPRGFDWAADRLSAMGCRIAHADGHDYASLEEARSLLSGSENRSEGRFRVVLARTVHGRGLPSLRERPLDDASVLDSQVTELLIRGLEDLPS from the coding sequence GTGTCGTTGAAAACGCTGCAGGGGCGCGCCCTCGTTGTGCGCCGGGACATCGTCGGCATGCTCAGGAACGCAAACGCGGGGAGCCTGTTCTCCTCCTTTTCCGCGGTCGAGCTCCTGGTCTGGCTCTACGGGGCGGTCCTGCGGGCCGGCCCCGGAGGGGCGGACGAGGACGGCCGGGACCGCTTCGTCCTCAGCCGGGTATCGGCCGCCCCGGCGCTGTATGCCGTGCTTGCGGAGCGCGGCTTCTTCGGGCGCGACGAGCTTTGGAGCTATGCCCGCCTGGGCAGCCTGCTCCAGGCGGCCCCCGAGTGCCCGCGGACCCCCGGCGTCGACGTGTCCTGCGGTGCCCCGGGGATGGGGGCCGGGATCGCCTTGGGGCTTGCCCTGTCCTTAAAGGATAATCAGCCCGCTGCACATGTTTTTTGCCTGATGGGCGCGGAGGAGCTGATGATGGGGGCGACTTGGGAGGTCCTGGCTGCTGTCCGTGCCCCGGAGAATCTGACCTTGATCGTGGAATGTCCGGAAACGCCCTCTTGTGGCCGCGGGACTCCGAGGGGATTCGATTGGGCCGCAGATAGGCTCTCTGCCATGGGCTGCCGTATCGCCCATGCGGATGGGCACGATTATGCGTCCCTCGAGGAGGCCCGGTCGCTCCTTTCGGGTTCGGAGAACCGTTCGGAGGGGCGGTTTAGGGTCGTCCTGGCGCGAACGGTCCACGGCAGGGGCCTCCCGTCCCTTCGGGAGCGCCCCCTGGACGACGCGAGCGTTTTGGACAGCCAGGTTACGGAGCTCCTGATACGGGGCCTCGAGGATCTGCCGTCATGA